Proteins encoded in a region of the Tripterygium wilfordii isolate XIE 37 chromosome 21, ASM1340144v1, whole genome shotgun sequence genome:
- the LOC119989439 gene encoding uncharacterized protein LOC119989439, which yields MAGAKKLILAVKQILRMRNQVLHNNISVKSEEVGRMMTTLLADYKEAQPLNLNGLIRNSQPPTKWRPPQPSVIKINFDAALRDSKVRIGVIARDAEGAHIASKSICVPGPLNPLFAESIAAREALVFTKSLNCHDVVLEGDSLLVIKALEGNEVDLSENGLCIATTKNMLDSFVHVKFSHVKRSANYVADTLAKYALSNYDSHEWFGEKPAFLLHVIETDCLVLSS from the exons ATGGCAGGTGCAAAGAAGTTGATTTTGGCAGTTAAACAG ATTTTGCGCATGAGAAACCAAGTTCTTCATAATAACATCTCGGTTAAATCTGAGGAGGTGGGGAGGATGATGACAACATTATTAGCAGATTACAAAGAAGCTCAGCCCCTTAATCTGAATGGGCTCATCAGAAATAGTCAGCCCCCGACCAAATGGAGGCCTCCACAACCCTCAGTTATCAAGATCAATTTTGATGCAGCTCTTCGAGACTCCAAGGTGAGAATTGGTGTAATTGCCCGTGATGCGGAAGGGGCTCACATTGCTTCCAAATCAATTTGTGTTCCAGGGCCTTTGAATCCCCTTTTTGCGGAAAGTATTGCAGCCAGGGAGGCTCTGGTTTTTACCAAGTCCCTCAACTGTCATGATGTTGTGCTGGAAGGGGATTCTCTGTTGGTTATCAAGGCTTTGGAGGGAAACGAGGTGGACTTATCTGAGAATGGTTTGTGTATTGCTACTACAAAAAATATGCTTGATTCCTTTGTTCATGTCAAGTTCTCTCATGTTAAAAGATCAGCAAATTATGTTGCTGACACGTTAGCTAAGTATGCTTTATCTAATTATGACTCTCATGAGTGGTTTGGGGAGAAGCCTGCATTCCTCCTTCATGTAATTGAGACTGATTGTCTCGttctttcttcttaa
- the LOC119988800 gene encoding uncharacterized protein LOC119988800: MKFLLEFVSCCGCATTTAAKNDSVNGSVVLELGPSPISPLSEETISLVSSQRRYRRRKRGRVGSSGCCSAAGGGEWRPSLSSIDEDHVVMIERRRKIEVKRTVKRKGSLRGGSGDIGRDRTFSDDSGIPFLVMPEFSPTPFMF; encoded by the exons ATGAAATTTTTACTGGAATTCGTTTCTTGTTGCGGCTGCGCCACCACCACCGCTGCCAAAAACGACAGCGTCAATGGCAGCGTCGTCCTGGAATTAGGTCCGTCTCCGATCTCGCCGCTATCGGAGGAGACGATTTCGCTGGTGAGTTCTCAGCGTCGGTACCGGCGGAGGAAGCGCGGGAGGGTGGGGTCGTCGGGATGCTGTTCGGCGGCGGGTGGTGGTGAGTGGAGGCCGTCTTTGAGTTCGATTGACGAGGATCACGTCGTCATGAttgaaaggagaagaaaaattgaGGTTAAAAGGACGGTCAAGAGAAAAGGTAGCCTCCGCGGTGGTTCCGGTGATATAGGCCGCGATCGAACCTTCAGCGACGATAGCGG gattCCATTTCTAGTCATGCCGGAATTCTCTCCAACACCATTTATGTTTTAA
- the LOC119988798 gene encoding chitin-inducible gibberellin-responsive protein 1-like, translated as MMDSHQHFRYSVAGVGVSYSSSHPAAPSIPNRFFDSLKFEIGNSPNSPFSTQFDCDTITALSDSQERNSSTENISGVSPHSSSLNSNGFFHWPSPSVECRGDSLPYLFSGTSFSPDTSSSRNIKHALQELETALMSPDDDDEVTTSNTSFQQYKGEHTSGQRTRALSQERQVSRVIQPQTSFVSRQRQSEEGARIEKRQKAVQETSMHSVPPGNLKQLLISCAKALSDNNMSEFDTLVERARRAVSITGEPIQRLGAYMVEGLVARKEKSGTNIYHTLRCREPESKDLLSYMQILYEICPYLKFGYMAANGAIAEACRNEDRIHIIDFQIAQGTQWMTLLQALAARPSGPPHVRITGIDDPVSRYARGDGLEAVGRRLALISQKFNIPVEFHSVPVFAPDITRDMLDVRPGEALAVNFPLQLHHTPDESVDVNNPRDGLLRMVRSLNPKVTTLVEQESNTNTTPFLTRFKETQEYYLAMFESIDVTLPRDGKERINVEQHCLARDIVNVISCEGKERVERHELFGKWKSRLTMAGFRQYPLSWYVNSVIRSLLRFYSEHYTLVEKDGAMLLGWKDRMLISASAWR; from the coding sequence ATGATGGACTCGCACCAGCATTTTAGATATAGCGTAGCTGGTGTGGGCGTATCGTACTCCTCATCTCATCCTGCTGCCCCTTCAATTCCTAATAGGTTCTTTGATTCCTTAAAGTTTGAGATAGGGAACTCACCTAATTCACCTTTTTCAACTCAATTTGATTGTGATACTATCACTGCTTTGAGCGACAGCCAGGAGCGAAACAGCTCCACGGAGAATATCTCAGGGGTTAGTCCTCACAGCTCCTCACTCAACTCTAACGGTTTTTTCCACTGGCCGAGCCCTTCTGTGGAGTGTCGTGGGGACAGTCTACCATACCTTTTTAGTGGGACCTCATTTTCACCGGATACAAGTTCTAGCCGGAACATAAAACATGCTTTGCAGGAATTAGAGACCGCTCTAATGAGtcccgatgatgatgatgaagtgacAACATCAAATACGTCTTTCCAACAATACAAAGGGGAACATACATCAGGTCAGAGAACCAGAGCATTGAGCCAGGAACGCCAGGTTTCACGTGTGATTCAACCTCAGACATCATTTGTTTCTAGGCAAAGGCAATCAGAGGAAGGAGCTCGAATTGAGAAACGTCAAAAGGCAGTACAAGAGACAAGCATGCACTCCGTTCCACCAGGCAACCTAAAGCAACTGCTGATATCATGTGCGAAAGCGCTCTCTGATAACAACATGAGTGAATTTGATACGTTGGTTGAAAGGGCAAGACGAGCAGTGTCTATTACTGGAGAACCGATTCAGCGTCTTGGTGCTTACATGGTAGAAGGATTGGTAGCAAGAAAGGAGAAATCAGGCACCAACATCTATCACACCCTCAGGTGTAGGGAGCCTGAAAGCAAGGACTTGCTTTCCTACATGCAGATTCTGTATGAAATCTGCCCTTACTTGAAGTTCGGTTACATGGCAGCCAATGGAGCCATTGCTGAAGCATGTAGAAATGAGGACCGCATCCATATCATCGACTTTCAAATTGCGCAGGGAACCCAGTGGATGACTCTCCTTCAAGCTCTTGCAGCAAGACCTAGTGGGCCTCCCCATGTTCGTATTACAGGAATTGATGACCCCGTTTCAAGATATGCTCGCGGGGATGGATTGGAGGCAGTTGGGAGACGATTGGCATTGATCTCCCAAAAATTCAATATTCCTGTGGAGTTCCATAGTGTGCCAGTTTTTGCTCCGGACATCACACGGGACATGCTTGACGTTAGGCCTGGGGAGGCACTGGCTGTGAACTTCCCCCTGCAGCTCCACCACACTCCTGATGAGAGTGTAGATGTGAACAATCCAAGAGATGGCCTTCTCAGGATGGTCAGATCACTGAACCCTAAAGTAACTACTTTGGTTGAGCAAGAgtcaaacacaaacacaaccCCTTTCCTGACCAGGTTTAAAGAAACACAGGAGTACTATCTGGCAATGTTCGAGTCCATCGATGTGACACTGCCAAGGGACGGTAAGGAACGTATCAACGTAGAGCAGCATTGTTTGGCCAGGGATATTGTGAATGTTATTTCTTGCGAGGGGAAGGAAAGGGTGGAGCGCCACGAGCTCTTTGGCAAATGGAAGTCTAGATTGACAATGGCTGGGTTCAGGCAGTATCCGTTGAGCTGGTACGTCAACTCGGTTATAAGAAGCTTGCTAAGGTTTTACTCAGAACATTACACACTGGTGGAGAAAGATGGTGCTATGCTTTTAGGTTGGAAGGACAGAATGCTGATATCTGCTTCTGCCTGGCGTTAA
- the LOC119989281 gene encoding calcium/calmodulin-regulated receptor-like kinase 1: MSGESSGLIIGISIGVMIGVLLAILAFLCVWYHRIGASSSGAASIPIRENGVDSCTILSDSTLGSESPTKSGRNGMSFWLDGFKKSNGVSMSGILVYPYKDLQKATGNFTTLIGEGAFGPVYKAQMSTGETLAVKVLAMDSKQGEKEFQTEVMLLGRLHHRNLVNLVGYCAEKGQHMLIYVYMSKGSLAFHLYNESYEPLDWDVRVHIALDVARGLEYLHDGAVPPVIHRDIKSSNILLDHSMRARVSDFGLSREEMVDKHAAIRGTFGYLDPEYISTRTFTKKSDVYSFGVLLFELIAGRNPQQGLMEYIELAAMNTEGKLGWEELVDACLDGNFDVQELNEVAALAYKCIGRSPRKRPSMRDIVQVLSRVVKSRHNKKHHKKSLSATTDEVSIDMTPVSEHRREESTESSDTYQV, encoded by the exons ATGAGTGGGGAATCATCTGGATTGATAATTGGGATTTCCATAGGTGTGATGATCGGTGTGCTTTTGGCTATTCTGGCGTTCTTATGTGTTTGGTACCATAGGATAGGGGCTAGCAGCTCGGGGGCAGCTAGTATTCCCATCAGAGAAAATGGTGTTGATTCATGTACTATACTGTCAGACTCAACTCTTGGTTCCGAATCACCAACAAAATCTGGACGCAATGGCATGTCGTTCTGGCTTGACGGATTCAAGAAAAGTAATGGGGTCTCCATGTCAGGGATACTAGTGTATCCATACAA GGATCTGCAAAAGGCGACTGGCAATTTTACAACCTTAATAGGAGAAGGTGCATTTGGTCCAGTTTACAAAGCTCAGATGTCAACTGGTGAGACTCTAGCTGTTAAAGTTCTTGCAATGGATTCTAAGCAAGGGGAGAAAGAGTTTCAGACAGAG GTTATGCTGTTGGGAAGGTTGCATCATAGAAACCTTGTGAATTTGGTTGGATACTGTGCAGAAAAGGGTCAACATATGCTTATATATGTCTACATGAGTAAAGGCAGCTTGGCTTTTCATCTGTACA ATGAAAGTTATGAACCCTTAGACTGGGATGTGAGGGTCCATATTGCTTTAGATGTTGCAAGGGGCCTGGAGTATCTTCACGACGGG GCGGTTCCTCCTGTAATTCACAGGGACATAAAATCTTCCAACATCCTGTTGGATCATTCTATGAGAGCAAGG GTATCTGACTTTGGACTTTCAAGAGAGGAGATGGTAGACAAACATGCTGCTATACGAGGAACGTTTGGATATCTTGATCCGGAATATATTTCTACGAGAACCTTCACTAAGAAAAGTGATGTTTACAGTTTTGGCGTTTTGCTTTTTGAACTTATAGCTGGTAGAAATCCTCAGCAGGGTCTCATGGAGTACATTGAGCTT GCAGCAATGAACACCGAGGGGAAACTCGGGTGGGAAGAACTCGTGGATGCTTGTCTTGATGGAAATTTTGATGTACAAGAGCTCAATGAAGTCGCTGCTCTTGCATACAAATGCATCGGCCGTTCCCCAAGAAAACGACCATCGATGAGGGACATCGTGCAAGTGTTATCGCGGGTGGTTAAATCAAGGCACAACAAAAAGCATCACAAGAAATCCCTATCTGCCACAACAGATGAAGTTTCCATTGATATGACTCCAGTCTCTGAACATCGAAGAGAAGAATCTACAGAAAGTAGTGATACATATCAAGTCTAG
- the LOC119988799 gene encoding organelle RRM domain-containing protein 2, mitochondrial-like: MALRSAAAGQRSFRRFFSTSPISSFIPPSIATNEAPKREMAEPSTNLFVSGLSKRTTTEGLREAFSKFGELVQARVVTDRVNGYSKGFGFVRYANLEDAAKGIEGMDGKFLDGWVIFAEYARPREPMTPPPGNPYGNNMSKPYGRQ; encoded by the exons ATGGCTTTGAGATCGGCGGCGGCAGGTCAACGTAGCTTTCGCCGGTTCTTCTCAACATCTCCGATATCTTCTTTCATCCCTCCTTCGATTGCGACTAATGAGGCTCCGAAACGGGAGATGGCTGAGCCCAGCACTAACCTCTTCGTCTCCG GGCTTAGCAAACGGACTACTACAGAAGGACTACGCGAAGCCTTTTCAAAGTTTGGTGAACTGGTTCAAG CAAGAGTAGTGACTGATAGAGTCAATGGATACTCTAAGGGGTTCGGTTTTGTAAGATATGCCAATTTAGAAGATGCTGCAAAAGGCATAGAAGGCATGGATGGAAAG TTTCTGGACGGCTGGGTGATATTTGCAGAGTATGCAAGACCCAGGGAACCAATGACCCCTCCGCCGGGGAACCCATATggtaataacatgtctaagccATATGGACGCCAATAA